A genome region from Baekduia alba includes the following:
- a CDS encoding response regulator transcription factor → MPLTAGICEDDDELRGVVRDALAREGFAVQVTATGSDAVAAFAADGFDVLVLDVGLPDADGRDVCQALRARGVATPVLFLTARDALPDRLSGFHAGGDDYLTKPFALAELLVRVQALVRRGATAPADASQGAPSSLRLDPGAHAVVCGHERVPLTPTEFRLLAALAARPSEVVRRATLVAAGWPEGAIVHDNTLDAYLARIRRKLRDAGAAEAIHTRRGVGYELR, encoded by the coding sequence ATGCCGCTCACGGCCGGGATCTGCGAGGACGACGACGAGCTGCGCGGCGTCGTGCGCGACGCGTTGGCGCGTGAGGGCTTCGCGGTGCAGGTCACGGCCACCGGCTCGGATGCGGTCGCGGCGTTCGCCGCGGACGGCTTCGACGTGCTGGTCCTCGACGTCGGCCTGCCGGACGCCGACGGGCGCGACGTCTGCCAGGCGCTGCGGGCGCGGGGCGTCGCGACGCCGGTGCTGTTCCTGACCGCGCGCGACGCGCTGCCGGACCGGCTCAGCGGCTTCCACGCCGGGGGCGACGACTACCTGACCAAGCCGTTCGCGCTGGCCGAGCTGCTGGTGCGCGTGCAGGCGCTGGTCCGGCGCGGGGCGACGGCGCCGGCCGACGCGTCGCAGGGCGCGCCGTCGTCGTTGCGCCTCGATCCCGGCGCCCACGCGGTCGTGTGCGGCCACGAGCGCGTCCCGCTCACCCCCACCGAGTTCCGGCTGCTCGCCGCCCTGGCCGCCCGGCCGAGCGAGGTCGTGCGCCGCGCGACGCTCGTCGCCGCCGGCTGGCCCGAAGGGGCGATCGTCCACGACAACACGCTCGACGCCTACCTCGCCCGGATCCGGCGCAAGCTCCGCGACGCCGGCGCCGCCGAGGCGATCCACACGCGGCGCGGCGTCGGATACGAGCTGCGGTGA
- a CDS encoding quinone oxidoreductase family protein, producing the protein MRAIELTAYGGAENLRVADRPEPEAGPGQVLVDVRRAGVNYADLSRARGTYDRREDEPPPLVLGAEVAGVRRDTGQRAVALTGGYGGYAEVAAVDEDLAFPIPDRLSDDEALALLLQGLTAYHVLRTGGRLGARESVVVHAAAGGVGSVAIQLARLWGAGRVIGVASSEEKREIARGLGAHAVVDADPDGLADRLVAANRGRRVDVVAEMVGGAVFAESLAALAPDGRLVTFGAAGGEGSGADQAGDDPRVVPFALPTLFAARDRLAAPLAELFAATVAEELRPLLGGIYALEDVADAHRDLAARRTTGKLLLDV; encoded by the coding sequence GTGCGCGCGATCGAGCTCACCGCATACGGCGGCGCCGAGAACCTCCGCGTCGCCGACCGGCCCGAGCCGGAGGCCGGCCCGGGCCAGGTCCTGGTCGACGTCCGGCGCGCCGGCGTCAACTACGCCGACCTGTCCCGCGCGCGCGGGACCTACGACCGGCGTGAGGACGAGCCGCCGCCGCTCGTCCTCGGCGCCGAGGTCGCGGGCGTCCGGCGGGACACCGGCCAGCGCGCCGTCGCGTTGACCGGCGGCTACGGCGGCTACGCGGAGGTCGCCGCTGTCGACGAGGACCTCGCGTTCCCGATCCCGGATCGGCTGAGCGACGACGAGGCGCTCGCCCTCCTGCTCCAGGGCCTCACCGCCTACCACGTGCTCCGCACCGGCGGCCGGCTCGGCGCGCGGGAGAGCGTCGTGGTCCACGCGGCCGCCGGCGGCGTCGGCTCGGTCGCGATCCAGCTCGCGCGGCTGTGGGGCGCGGGCCGCGTGATCGGCGTCGCCTCCAGCGAGGAGAAGCGCGAGATCGCGCGCGGGCTGGGCGCCCACGCCGTCGTCGACGCCGACCCCGACGGCCTCGCCGACCGCCTCGTCGCGGCCAACCGCGGCCGCCGCGTCGACGTGGTCGCCGAGATGGTCGGCGGCGCGGTGTTCGCGGAGTCGCTCGCCGCGCTGGCGCCGGACGGCCGCCTCGTCACCTTCGGCGCCGCCGGCGGCGAGGGCAGCGGCGCGGACCAGGCCGGCGACGACCCGCGCGTCGTGCCGTTCGCGCTGCCCACGCTGTTCGCCGCGCGCGACCGCCTCGCCGCCCCGCTGGCCGAGCTCTTCGCCGCGACCGTCGCCGAGGAGCTGCGCCCGCTGCTGGGCGGCATCTACGCGCTCGAGGACGTCGCCGACGCGCACCGCGACCTCGCCGCGCGCCGCACCACCGGCAAGCTGCTGCTCGACGTCTGA
- a CDS encoding cupin domain-containing protein codes for MHVTRLSDLPASNFSRELIGDDHGGVDLSIIFVDAAPGRGPSRHRHDYAEVLIVQQGEATVTAGDETQVVRAGEIAIVPAGVWHGFTNTGEGALKQIDIHLNSHFATEWEGD; via the coding sequence ATGCACGTCACGCGCCTGTCCGACCTCCCCGCGAGCAACTTCTCCCGCGAGCTGATCGGCGACGACCACGGCGGCGTCGACCTGTCCATCATCTTCGTCGACGCCGCGCCGGGCCGCGGCCCGAGCCGGCACCGCCACGACTACGCCGAGGTGCTCATCGTCCAGCAGGGCGAGGCCACGGTGACCGCCGGCGACGAGACCCAGGTCGTGCGCGCGGGCGAGATCGCGATCGTGCCGGCCGGCGTCTGGCACGGCTTCACGAACACCGGCGAGGGCGCGCTCAAGCAGATCGACATCCACCTCAACTCGCACTTCGCGACGGAGTGGGAAGGCGACTGA
- a CDS encoding helix-turn-helix domain-containing protein codes for MVTAEELRAWRGRRRLSQLELALRAGTTQRHLSFIESGRSVPGRGMILRLAEALDVPLRERDDLLTNAGYAPVYRHAAFDADELAPVRGALEQILVGHLPSPAVLTDGDNAILSANAAFDALVAGVDPALLAPGATVARLFLDVRGLAPRIRNLEVWGWHVIDGLRRHAERDDRPRLARLAAELEAGLPPRERDAAPLGVAVPMVLATLDGAGELALLTTLTHFATTIDVTVAELTLEAFLPADAATARALRQSARTRRA; via the coding sequence ATGGTCACCGCGGAAGAGCTCCGGGCCTGGCGCGGCCGGCGCCGGCTCAGCCAGCTGGAGCTCGCGCTGCGCGCCGGCACCACGCAGCGCCACCTGAGCTTCATCGAGAGCGGGCGGTCGGTGCCCGGCCGCGGCATGATCCTGCGGCTGGCCGAGGCGCTCGACGTCCCGCTGCGCGAGCGCGACGACCTGCTGACGAACGCCGGCTACGCGCCGGTGTACCGCCACGCCGCGTTCGACGCCGACGAGCTCGCCCCGGTCCGCGGCGCGCTGGAGCAGATCCTCGTCGGGCACCTGCCTTCGCCGGCGGTGCTGACCGACGGCGACAACGCGATCCTGTCGGCCAACGCGGCGTTCGACGCGCTCGTCGCCGGGGTCGACCCCGCGCTGCTGGCCCCGGGCGCGACGGTCGCGCGCCTGTTCCTCGACGTGCGCGGGCTCGCGCCGCGGATCCGCAACCTGGAGGTGTGGGGCTGGCACGTGATCGACGGGCTGCGCCGCCACGCCGAGCGCGACGACCGGCCGCGGCTGGCGCGGCTCGCCGCCGAGCTGGAGGCCGGGCTGCCGCCGCGCGAGCGCGACGCCGCGCCGCTCGGCGTCGCGGTGCCGATGGTGCTCGCGACGCTTGACGGCGCCGGCGAGCTCGCGCTGCTCACGACGCTCACGCACTTCGCCACGACGATCGACGTGACCGTCGCCGAGCTGACGCTCGAGGCGTTCCTGCCCGCCGACGCCGCTACGGCGCGGGCCTTGCGGCAAAGCGCTCGTACGCGGCGCGCGTGA
- a CDS encoding MarR family transcriptional regulator: MDRAANLLGAVALRVTDGMASEISAAAGQGGRPGAETAAVALSALHHFLDAPTIDRLRQVLGLTSSGTVRLVDRLADAGLVQRGTGGDGRTTTVVLTAAGRRAARRVVQAREQVLDDALGVLSAAERAQFEGLLGRVAVGLIREPGASRWMCRLCDTGTCGLEDRSCPVTRAAYERFAARPAP, from the coding sequence ATGGATCGCGCGGCGAACCTGCTCGGCGCGGTCGCGCTGCGGGTGACCGACGGGATGGCGAGCGAGATCAGCGCGGCGGCCGGCCAGGGCGGGCGGCCGGGCGCCGAGACCGCGGCCGTCGCGCTGTCGGCGCTGCACCACTTCCTCGACGCGCCGACGATCGACCGGCTGCGCCAGGTGCTCGGGCTGACGTCGTCGGGCACGGTGCGCCTCGTCGACCGGCTCGCGGACGCCGGTCTCGTCCAGCGTGGGACCGGCGGCGACGGGCGCACGACGACCGTCGTCCTGACCGCGGCGGGCCGCCGCGCGGCGCGGCGCGTCGTGCAGGCGCGCGAGCAGGTGCTGGACGATGCCCTGGGCGTGCTGTCGGCCGCGGAGCGCGCGCAGTTCGAGGGCCTGCTCGGCCGCGTCGCGGTCGGGTTGATCCGCGAGCCCGGCGCGTCGCGGTGGATGTGCCGCCTGTGCGACACCGGCACCTGCGGCCTGGAGGACCGGTCCTGCCCGGTCACGCGCGCCGCGTACGAGCGCTTTGCCGCAAGGCCCGCGCCGTAG
- a CDS encoding cupin domain-containing protein produces the protein MADYTVNNLREVEDSAPKFGMAPDMQARFASRDMELSESGVSLQRLAPGATQPFGHHHHRQEELYVVVDGGGRVKLDDDLVELRAWDAVRVPPGVTRAFSAGPEGLEFLAFGAPAGDDPAADVDMTPGWWDGA, from the coding sequence ATGGCCGACTACACCGTCAACAACCTGCGCGAGGTCGAGGACTCCGCCCCCAAGTTCGGGATGGCGCCGGACATGCAGGCGCGGTTCGCCTCGCGCGACATGGAGCTGTCCGAGAGCGGCGTGAGCCTGCAGCGGCTCGCGCCCGGCGCGACGCAGCCCTTCGGCCACCACCATCACCGCCAGGAGGAGCTGTACGTCGTCGTCGACGGCGGCGGCCGCGTCAAGCTGGACGACGACCTCGTCGAGCTGCGGGCCTGGGACGCGGTCCGCGTCCCGCCCGGCGTCACCCGCGCGTTCTCCGCGGGGCCGGAGGGCCTGGAGTTCCTCGCCTTCGGGGCGCCCGCGGGCGACGACCCGGCCGCCGACGTCGACATGACGCCGGGGTGGTGGGACGGCGCCTGA
- a CDS encoding CaiB/BaiF CoA transferase family protein — protein sequence MTPAAALDDLTIVDFSRVLAGPLATMVLADLGATVIKVERPGTGDDTRAWGPPFDERGQATYFQSVNRNKDSEAIDLTTEAGGARARALVAGADVVVENFRPGVMDRLGLGYATLAAQRPGIVYTSITGFGAGDGAALPGYDLLVQAVGGLMSITGERDGEPQKVGVALVDVITGLFTAVGILAALRHRERTGEGQRVEVDLLSSLLAALVNQGSAYTLAGAVGGRMGNAHPSIAPYELLPTGDGDLVLAVGNDKQFAALRDVVGLADDARFATNASRVAHRDALRDALVAALASRPAHDWVRALSPRGVPAGVVNDVAGAFALATSLGLDPIVELPRDDGSVARLTRNPIGLSATPPTYRTAPPDLPAS from the coding sequence ATGACGCCCGCCGCCGCACTCGACGACCTCACCATCGTCGACTTCTCCCGCGTCCTCGCCGGCCCGCTGGCCACGATGGTCCTCGCCGACCTCGGGGCGACGGTGATCAAGGTCGAGCGGCCGGGGACCGGGGACGACACGCGCGCCTGGGGTCCCCCGTTCGACGAGCGCGGCCAGGCCACGTACTTCCAGTCGGTCAACCGCAACAAGGACAGCGAGGCCATCGACCTCACCACGGAGGCCGGCGGGGCGCGTGCCCGCGCGCTGGTCGCGGGCGCCGACGTGGTGGTCGAGAACTTCCGGCCCGGCGTGATGGACCGGCTGGGCCTGGGCTACGCGACGCTCGCCGCGCAGCGTCCGGGCATCGTCTACACCTCGATCACCGGCTTCGGCGCAGGCGACGGCGCGGCGCTGCCTGGCTACGACCTCCTCGTCCAGGCCGTCGGCGGGCTGATGTCGATCACCGGCGAGCGCGACGGCGAGCCGCAGAAGGTCGGCGTCGCGCTGGTCGACGTCATCACCGGGCTGTTCACCGCGGTCGGGATCCTGGCCGCGCTGCGCCACCGCGAGCGCACCGGCGAGGGCCAGCGCGTCGAGGTCGACCTGCTGTCCTCCCTGCTCGCGGCGCTCGTCAACCAGGGCTCGGCCTACACCCTGGCCGGCGCCGTCGGCGGCCGGATGGGCAACGCGCACCCGTCGATCGCGCCCTACGAGCTGCTCCCCACCGGCGACGGCGACCTCGTCCTGGCCGTCGGCAACGACAAGCAGTTCGCGGCGCTGCGCGACGTCGTCGGGCTGGCCGACGACGCGCGCTTCGCGACCAACGCGTCGCGCGTGGCCCACCGCGACGCGCTGCGCGATGCGCTGGTCGCGGCGCTGGCGAGCCGCCCGGCCCACGACTGGGTCCGCGCGCTGTCACCGCGCGGCGTCCCGGCCGGCGTCGTCAACGACGTCGCGGGCGCCTTCGCGCTCGCGACGTCGCTCGGCCTCGACCCGATCGTCGAGCTGCCGCGCGACGACGGCAGCGTCGCGCGGCTGACCCGCAACCCGATCGGCCTCAGCGCGACGCCGCCGACCTACCGGACGGCGCCGCCGGACCTGCCGGCGTCCTAG
- a CDS encoding acyl-CoA dehydrogenase family protein → MSTAAAPPEIRPKDFLGLDHLLSDEERDMRDSVRAFVANEVVPYVGDWFEAGEVPVSELAPALGKLGVLGMHLEGYGCAGASATAYGLACLELEAGDSGIRSLVSVQGSLAMYAIWRWGSEDQKQEWLPRMAAGEAIGCFGLTEPDAGSDPGAMRTRARRDGADWILHGQKMWITNGSVADVAVVWAMTDDGVRGFVVPKDTPGFTTQDIHKKLSLRASVTSELLLDDVRLPASAALPEATSLRGPLSCLNEARFGIVFGAVGAARACYEAALDYALERMAFGRPIAATQIQQAKLAKMALQVNQATLLALHLGRMKDEGLLRPEHVSMGKLGNVDAALDVARSARQVLGANGVTLEYPVIRHMNNLESVVTYEGTADVHALVVGGAVTGIQAFR, encoded by the coding sequence GTGAGCACCGCCGCCGCCCCGCCCGAGATCCGCCCCAAGGACTTCCTGGGCCTCGACCACCTGCTCTCCGACGAGGAGCGCGACATGCGCGACAGCGTGCGCGCGTTCGTGGCCAACGAGGTCGTGCCCTACGTCGGCGACTGGTTCGAGGCCGGCGAGGTCCCGGTCTCCGAGCTCGCGCCGGCGCTGGGCAAGTTGGGTGTCTTGGGTATGCACCTGGAGGGCTACGGCTGTGCGGGCGCGTCGGCCACGGCCTACGGCCTCGCGTGCCTGGAGCTGGAGGCCGGCGACTCGGGCATCCGCTCGCTCGTCTCGGTCCAGGGGTCGCTGGCGATGTACGCGATCTGGCGCTGGGGCAGCGAGGACCAGAAGCAGGAGTGGCTGCCGCGCATGGCCGCCGGGGAGGCGATCGGCTGCTTCGGCCTGACCGAGCCGGACGCCGGGTCGGACCCGGGCGCGATGCGCACCCGCGCGCGCCGCGACGGCGCGGACTGGATCCTGCACGGCCAGAAGATGTGGATCACCAACGGCTCGGTCGCCGACGTCGCGGTCGTGTGGGCGATGACCGACGACGGCGTCCGCGGCTTCGTCGTCCCGAAGGACACGCCGGGCTTCACGACGCAGGACATCCACAAGAAGCTGTCGCTGCGCGCGTCGGTCACGTCCGAGCTGCTGCTCGACGACGTCCGGCTGCCGGCCAGCGCGGCGCTGCCCGAGGCCACCAGCCTGCGCGGCCCGCTGAGCTGCCTGAACGAGGCGCGCTTCGGCATCGTCTTCGGCGCCGTCGGCGCGGCGCGCGCGTGCTACGAGGCCGCGCTGGACTACGCGCTGGAGCGCATGGCGTTCGGCCGGCCGATCGCCGCGACGCAGATCCAGCAGGCCAAGCTCGCCAAGATGGCGCTGCAGGTCAACCAGGCCACGCTGCTGGCCCTGCACCTCGGCCGGATGAAGGACGAGGGGCTGCTGCGGCCCGAGCACGTCTCGATGGGCAAGCTGGGCAACGTCGACGCCGCGCTGGACGTCGCGCGCTCCGCGCGCCAGGTCCTCGGCGCCAACGGCGTGACGCTCGAGTACCCGGTCATCCGCCACATGAACAACCTGGAGTCGGTCGTGACCTACGAGGGGACCGCGGACGTCCACGCGCTCGTCGTCGGCGGGGCGGTCACGGGTATCCAGGCGTTCCGGTGA
- a CDS encoding GntR family transcriptional regulator, with the protein MSLATAQQHAVEALRALIVRGALRPGARVNQEDVAAELGLSVAPIREALRVLEQEGQVTYLPRRGYFVTELRMADLEEIYGLRALLEARAARHALPALDAEALERVRDAARACVDAAQAGDVAAELAANRRFHFGLLDAPGQPHALRVIRLLWDSTEAYRAMYYNSPEERRASLDAHDAILAAVDARDADVLIRELDAHRERALDVLRGLLVD; encoded by the coding sequence GTGAGCCTGGCGACGGCCCAGCAGCACGCCGTCGAGGCGCTGCGCGCGCTGATCGTGCGCGGCGCGCTGCGGCCGGGCGCGCGCGTCAACCAGGAGGACGTCGCCGCCGAGTTGGGGTTGTCGGTCGCGCCGATCCGCGAGGCCCTCCGCGTCCTGGAGCAGGAGGGCCAGGTGACCTACCTGCCGCGGCGCGGCTACTTCGTCACCGAGCTGCGCATGGCCGACCTGGAGGAGATCTACGGGCTGCGCGCGCTGCTCGAGGCACGGGCGGCCCGCCACGCGCTCCCGGCGCTCGACGCCGAGGCGCTGGAACGCGTCCGCGACGCGGCGCGCGCCTGCGTCGACGCGGCCCAGGCCGGCGACGTCGCCGCCGAACTGGCCGCCAACCGCCGCTTCCACTTCGGGCTCCTCGACGCGCCCGGCCAACCGCACGCGCTGCGGGTGATCCGGCTGCTCTGGGACTCGACCGAGGCCTACCGGGCCATGTACTACAACTCACCCGAGGAGCGCCGCGCCTCTCTGGACGCCCACGACGCGATCCTCGCCGCGGTCGACGCCCGGGACGCCGACGTCCTCATCCGCGAGCTCGACGCGCATCGGGAACGGGCGCTGGACGTGCTGCGCGGGTTGTTGGTGGACTAG
- a CDS encoding Na+/H+ antiporter NhaA: MRSTVAVIVLWGAGRGASTAAGISHRPSSLRDLSATTSTSTATSNDGRTAWARNLAAPIRRFLYAETSGAMLLVAATVAALVWANLPGDSYTSVWETRLAISLGDHAIATDLRGWVNEGLMTLFFLVVGLEAKRERDLGELRERSRLAIPVVSGLGGMACAAGVYLAINAGGDGAVGWGAAISTDTALALGVLSLLSGGRAIRTRVFLLTVVVVDDLVALAVIAIAYSDAIDMVAFTVAVALFAAINGLRFVDFAWRGQVATLLGVGMWLALFESGIDPVITGLLVGLVTTAYPPSRESLERSTERAVSFREQPTPELAYEARASLTSAISLNERLQYRLLPWTSQVIVPLFALANAGIAFSSGLLSDAATSPITWGIVAAYAIGKPVGILGAAWLATRKAFGGQRLTLTWPALTGAAAAAGVGFTVSLLVASLAFAGEPALLDQAKIGVLATAIVAPALTFVVLAVMKRLPDEVRARQLGGTAADIIDLADDVDPERDHVRGNVAAPVTLVEYGDFQCPYCGAAAPVIANLLDRFGDELRYVWRHLPLSDVHPDAQIAAEAAEAAAEQGRFWEMHDLLLDNQDDLRPAMLFRHAAELGLDYERFNDALSRRREVPRIDRDVASADASGVSGTPTFFVNGRRHQGVYDVDTLTRELKAAYGAPTRAAT, translated from the coding sequence GTGAGATCGACCGTGGCCGTGATCGTGCTCTGGGGCGCCGGCCGGGGCGCGAGCACGGCCGCGGGAATCTCGCATCGACCATCTAGTCTCCGCGACCTGAGCGCGACGACCTCGACCTCCACCGCAACCAGCAACGACGGCCGGACCGCGTGGGCGCGGAACCTGGCCGCGCCGATCCGCCGCTTCCTCTACGCCGAGACCAGCGGCGCGATGCTGCTCGTCGCCGCGACGGTCGCGGCGCTGGTCTGGGCCAACCTGCCGGGCGACTCCTACACCTCGGTCTGGGAGACGCGGCTGGCGATCTCGCTCGGCGACCACGCCATCGCCACTGACCTGCGCGGCTGGGTGAACGAGGGCCTGATGACCCTGTTCTTCCTGGTCGTCGGGCTGGAGGCCAAGCGCGAGCGCGACCTCGGCGAGCTGCGCGAGCGCTCGCGGCTGGCGATCCCGGTGGTGTCCGGGCTCGGCGGGATGGCGTGCGCGGCCGGCGTCTACCTGGCGATCAACGCCGGCGGCGACGGCGCGGTCGGGTGGGGCGCCGCGATCTCGACCGACACCGCGCTCGCGCTCGGCGTCCTGTCGCTGCTCAGCGGCGGCCGCGCGATCCGCACGCGCGTGTTCCTGCTGACGGTCGTCGTCGTCGACGACCTCGTCGCGCTCGCGGTCATCGCCATCGCCTACTCCGACGCGATCGACATGGTGGCCTTCACGGTCGCCGTCGCGCTGTTCGCAGCGATCAACGGCCTGCGCTTCGTGGACTTCGCCTGGCGCGGGCAGGTCGCGACGCTGCTCGGCGTCGGCATGTGGCTCGCGCTGTTCGAGTCCGGGATCGACCCGGTCATCACCGGCCTGCTCGTCGGCCTGGTGACGACGGCCTACCCGCCGTCGCGGGAGAGCCTGGAGCGCAGCACCGAGCGCGCCGTGTCGTTCCGCGAGCAGCCGACGCCGGAGCTCGCCTACGAGGCCCGGGCGTCGCTGACGTCGGCGATCTCGCTCAACGAGCGGCTGCAGTACCGGCTGCTGCCGTGGACGAGCCAGGTCATCGTCCCGCTCTTCGCGCTCGCCAACGCCGGGATCGCGTTCTCCTCCGGCCTGCTCTCCGACGCGGCGACGTCGCCGATCACGTGGGGCATCGTCGCCGCCTACGCGATCGGCAAGCCCGTCGGGATCCTCGGCGCGGCGTGGCTGGCCACGCGCAAGGCGTTCGGCGGCCAGCGGCTGACGCTCACGTGGCCGGCCCTCACCGGTGCGGCGGCCGCGGCCGGGGTCGGCTTCACCGTCTCGTTGTTGGTGGCCTCGCTCGCGTTCGCGGGCGAGCCGGCGCTCCTGGACCAGGCCAAGATCGGCGTGCTGGCGACCGCGATCGTCGCCCCCGCCCTGACGTTCGTCGTCCTGGCGGTCATGAAGCGCCTGCCCGACGAGGTGCGCGCGCGCCAGCTCGGCGGGACGGCGGCCGACATCATCGACCTCGCCGACGACGTCGACCCCGAGCGCGACCACGTCCGCGGCAACGTCGCCGCGCCGGTGACGCTCGTCGAGTACGGCGACTTCCAGTGCCCGTACTGCGGCGCGGCCGCGCCGGTCATCGCGAACCTGCTCGACCGCTTCGGCGACGAGCTGCGCTACGTCTGGCGCCACCTGCCCCTGTCCGACGTCCACCCCGACGCGCAGATCGCGGCCGAGGCCGCCGAGGCCGCGGCCGAGCAGGGCCGGTTCTGGGAGATGCATGACCTGCTGCTCGACAACCAGGACGACCTGCGCCCGGCGATGCTCTTCCGCCACGCGGCCGAGCTCGGCCTCGACTACGAGCGCTTCAACGACGCGCTGTCCCGCCGCCGCGAGGTCCCCCGCATCGACCGCGACGTCGCCAGCGCGGACGCCAGCGGCGTGTCGGGGACGCCGACGTTCTTCGTCAACGGGCGCCGGCACCAGGGCGTCTACGACGTCGACACGCTGACGCGCGAGCTGAAGGCGGCGTACGGCGCGCCGACGCGGGCGGCGACGTAG
- a CDS encoding GntR family transcriptional regulator, with protein sequence MSDTAPARQSVEHVHRMIRESILDGSLTPGETMSQVALADELGVSRTPLREALRMLQGEGLVLSEPNRRVRVAPLSLADVEELYAIRIPLEVTALRLSLPRMTPEDIANLEGLMAAMAHFAGAEDYARWYVPHRAFHRGLTQRAGARFDALLLQLFDHAERYRRMHFGHQFSEQSTHDHREILDACKAADADLASALLGRHLARTVFGIVEIIDPAYDLAALRKVLDDLEKTTEHPTSVDGKDTKKSPARGRRAGARRSAA encoded by the coding sequence ATGAGCGACACCGCCCCCGCGCGGCAGAGCGTCGAGCACGTCCACCGCATGATCCGCGAGTCGATCCTGGACGGGTCGCTCACGCCAGGCGAGACGATGTCGCAGGTCGCCCTCGCCGACGAGCTCGGCGTCAGTCGCACCCCGCTGCGCGAGGCGCTGAGGATGCTCCAGGGCGAGGGCCTGGTCCTGTCGGAGCCCAACCGCCGCGTGCGCGTCGCGCCGCTGTCGCTGGCCGACGTCGAGGAGCTCTACGCGATCCGCATCCCGCTGGAGGTCACCGCGCTGCGCCTGTCGCTGCCGCGCATGACGCCGGAGGACATCGCGAACCTCGAGGGCTTGATGGCCGCCATGGCGCACTTCGCCGGCGCCGAGGACTACGCCCGCTGGTACGTGCCCCACCGGGCCTTCCACCGCGGCCTGACACAGCGCGCCGGCGCGCGCTTCGACGCGCTGCTGCTCCAGCTCTTCGACCACGCCGAGCGCTACCGGCGCATGCACTTCGGCCACCAGTTCTCCGAGCAGTCGACCCACGACCACCGCGAGATCCTGGACGCTTGCAAGGCCGCCGACGCCGACCTGGCCTCCGCCCTGCTGGGTCGCCACCTCGCGCGGACGGTGTTCGGGATCGTGGAGATCATCGACCCCGCCTACGACCTCGCGGCGCTGCGCAAGGTCCTCGACGACCTCGAGAAGACGACCGAGCACCCGACGAGTGTCGACGGCAAGGACACCAAGAAGTCGCCCGCACGCGGACGGCGAGCCGGGGCGCGCCGCTCCGCCGCGTAG
- a CDS encoding SDR family oxidoreductase, giving the protein MDFQAGRGEQITRDTPMRRIPPPEDLTAAALFLGTDDANNITGSYMICDGGYSTLGA; this is encoded by the coding sequence GTGGACTTCCAGGCCGGCCGCGGCGAGCAGATCACGCGCGACACGCCGATGAGGCGCATCCCGCCGCCGGAGGACCTGACGGCCGCGGCGCTGTTCCTCGGCACCGACGACGCCAACAACATCACCGGCAGCTACATGATCTGCGACGGCGGCTACAGCACGCTGGGCGCCTAG
- a CDS encoding DUF427 domain-containing protein, translated as MTDHPQSIVETGHVAPSPRRVRGFKDGDVVFDTVRALYVWEIPHFPQYAIPLDDVDRARLEGLDHRILDEGGAAGHVRFAWDALDAWFEEDEEIFVHPRNPYARVDSIRSSRPIRVQRDGLLLAEAKASIMVFETGLPTRYYVERTALDPSHLIPSDTVTACPYKGKTSNYWSFRTDDGRVVPDIAWSYNFPTLALTPIAGLVAFYNERTDITVG; from the coding sequence ATGACCGACCACCCGCAGAGCATCGTCGAGACCGGCCACGTCGCGCCCTCGCCGCGCCGGGTCCGCGGCTTCAAGGACGGCGACGTCGTCTTCGACACCGTCCGCGCCCTCTACGTCTGGGAGATCCCGCACTTCCCGCAGTACGCGATCCCGCTCGACGACGTCGACCGCGCGCGGCTGGAGGGCCTGGACCATCGGATCCTCGACGAGGGCGGCGCCGCCGGCCACGTCCGCTTCGCGTGGGACGCGCTCGACGCCTGGTTCGAGGAGGACGAGGAGATCTTCGTGCACCCGCGCAACCCCTACGCGCGCGTGGATTCGATCCGCTCGTCGCGCCCGATCCGGGTGCAGCGCGACGGGCTGCTGCTCGCCGAGGCCAAGGCGTCGATCATGGTCTTCGAGACCGGGCTGCCGACGCGCTACTACGTCGAGCGCACGGCGCTGGACCCGTCGCACCTGATCCCGAGCGACACCGTGACCGCCTGCCCCTACAAGGGCAAGACCTCCAACTACTGGTCGTTCAGGACCGACGACGGCCGGGTGGTCCCGGACATCGCCTGGTCCTACAACTTCCCGACGCTCGCGCTCACGCCGATCGCCGGGCTCGTCGCGTTCTACAACGAGCGCACCGACATCACGGTGGGCTAG